The Pseudomonas sp. HOU2 DNA window GGCTGCACCACGCGCGCAACGTGCTGGAGATCGCGGAAATGGATCGCCTGTACGGCGAGCTGAACAAACTGGCGCAACTGGCCAACGAACCGACCATCACTGACGAACTGCTCGATGCGCGCAAGCAGCAGGCGATTGCGGTTTATCAGAATCGCGCGTGGAAAATGCTGCTGCGTATGTGATGCTCAGCAACACCTGAAAACTGTGGCGAGGGAGCTTGCTCCCGCTGGAGGCCGAAGGACTCCCGATTCCTGCAATTGCAGATTTTGGGGCCGCTTCGAGACCCATCGGGGATAAATCCCCTCGCCACAAAAGGATCAGCGCAAGACTGGCAGGCTGGTCGTCGACTTGATTTCCGACAGCGCCACAATCGAATTCACTTCCTGGATCCCCGGCACCAGCGACAGCTTCTCGAAAAAGAATCGCTCATACGCCTCGATGTCCGCCGCGACAATCCGCAACAGAAAATCCACCGCGCCCATCAGCACATAACACTCCAAGACTTCCGGAAAGCCGCGAATCGCCTCGGTGAACTCGGTGAAGTTCGAGCGCCCGTGGGCGTTGAGTTTGATCTCGGCGAAGATCTGCGTATTCAGGCCGATCTTCTTGCGATCAAGCAAAGTCACCTGGCCGCGAATGATCCCCTCCTCCTTCATCCTTTGAATGCGCCGCCAGCACGGCGATTGCGACAGGCCCACCTGCTCGGCGATCTGTGCACTGGACAGCGAAGCATCCTCTTGCAGCAAGGCGAGAATGCGCCGGTCGTAACTGTCCAATTCGCTGTGCATAACCAATCCTCAAAATGATCATTTGCCGAATTGTTCTTGTCGAGCAATCCACTGATCCGCTCATCTTAGACAAGAAATGCCCGACACCGAATGTAAAAATTCCTCCACTGACTCTGGAGACCGGACATGCCTCACCTCGAAGCCGTGAATACCCCTGCGCCCCGCGCCGATGTGTGGAACGTCAACAACGCGCACTGCTGCGCGCGTTATCAGCTGCTTGCCGAGGCCGAGCCGGATCTGCTGGTGCGGGTGCTGAACCTGTTTGCGCTGCAATTTCTGACGCCGCAACAGGTCCACGTCGAGCGGCTCGACGATCTGCTGTCGATCGATATCACCATCGACGGACTGAGCTGGCATCGCGCCCAGGTGATTGCGGAAAAACTTCGTAACCTGATCAGCGTCTGCTCGGTGAACCTGCAAGACGCCGACACGGCGTGGTCTGCGCCGGCCCAGGCGTCCGGCTGACAAATCCGGCAACGGCTTTGTCGGGTAGTGGCCCAACGGTCGGCGGGGCCACGACTATCCTTTGCGCACAGTCGTTCAAAAGGAGCCCGCATGTCCGTTCAACTCGCCACTCAG harbors:
- a CDS encoding Lrp/AsnC family transcriptional regulator is translated as MHSELDSYDRRILALLQEDASLSSAQIAEQVGLSQSPCWRRIQRMKEEGIIRGQVTLLDRKKIGLNTQIFAEIKLNAHGRSNFTEFTEAIRGFPEVLECYVLMGAVDFLLRIVAADIEAYERFFFEKLSLVPGIQEVNSIVALSEIKSTTSLPVLR